In one Takifugu flavidus isolate HTHZ2018 chromosome 9, ASM371156v2, whole genome shotgun sequence genomic region, the following are encoded:
- the LOC130531176 gene encoding LOW QUALITY PROTEIN: XK-related protein 2-like (The sequence of the model RefSeq protein was modified relative to this genomic sequence to represent the inferred CDS: substituted 1 base at 1 genomic stop codon) — MEEQEIEIPDMYLLEYHSANRVIQLVNYGRLLRFAPFSIVLATVLYCAEFVSAAMLSNINRKTEDDIGTGFTITFMLVPAVLTQLALTFIHRDVGQDRPLVLLLHLLLLGPVIRFVGLXLCFEALIVYFNAVNKEEAYVTLSRKIILKKGRKILVEWETGRSERTLAAHRNAFKRMAVIQAFLGSVPQLTLQMYATIQEKYIMPARLVLMIINLVSITYGALVCNVLAIHIRYDDYKVRIRPAAYLCMTAWRGLEIATRVTVLVLFSTALTHWVIPVGMANLLFFFFLPWAEFWAKKGSLTQGVERNFSNFGTVVVLTLFTLLYACINVFCWSAVQLDFTHRELIQRKQGWGRLALYYCGRFVENLVLITLWYFYKSDFYEKVCTPLLVVQLLICYSLSVLFMLLFYQFCHPCRSLFKHNVHDCLRCICCQKGTSTRQNQKPSYSHLSESADLITLKVE, encoded by the exons ATGGAAGAACAAGAAATAGAGATCCCAGACATGTATCTGCTGGAGTACCACTCCGCCAACAGAGTCATCCAGTTGGTGAATTATGGCCGGCTCCTCAGATTTGCTCCCTTCAGCATCGTCCTGGCCACCGTGCTGTACTGCGCCGAGTTCGTGTCCGCCGCCATGCTCAGCAACATAAACCGCAAGACCGAAGATGACATCGGGACGGGcttcaccatcaccttcatGCTGGTGCCCGCCGTGCTCACCCAGCTGGCCCTGACTTTCATCCACAGAGACGTGGGTCAGGACCGgcctctggttctgctcctgcacctgctgctgctgggccccGTCATCAGGTTCGTGGGGCTTTGACT GTGTTTTGAGGCGCTGATCGTCTATTTCAACGCAGTGAATAAGGAGGAGGCGTACGTGACCCTTTCCAGGAAGATCATTCTGAAGAAGGGACGGAAGATTCTGGTAGAGTGGGAAACAGGCCGGAGCGAGCGCACGCTGGCCGCCCACAGGAACGCGTTCAAACGCATGGCGGTCATCCAGGCTTTTCTGGGCTCCGTGCCTCAGCTGACGCTGCAGATGTACGCCACCATCCAGGAGAAGTACATCATGCCTGCGAGAT TGGTTCTGATGATCATCAACCTGGTGTCCATCACGTACGGGGCTCTGGTGTGCAACGTCCTGGCCATCCACATCAGGTACGACGACTACAAGGTGCGGATCCGCCCCGCGGCCTACCTGTGCATGACCGCGTGGAGAGGGTTGGAGATCGCCACCCGGGTCACGGTTCTAGTCCTCTTCAGCACGGCGCTCACACACTGGGTCATCCCGGTGGGCATGGCCaacctgctcttcttcttcttcctcccctggGCTGAGTTCTGGGCTAAGAAAGGCTCGTTGACCCAGGGCGTGGAGAGAAACTTCTCCAATTTCGGCACCGTGGTGGTCCTGACCCTGTTCACGCTGCTGTACGCCTGCATCAATGTGTTCTGCTGGTCGGCGGTGCAGCTGGACTTCACCCATCGAGAGCTCATCCAGAGGAAGCAGGGCTGGGGGCGCCTGGCTCTGTACTACTGCGGACGCTTCGTGGAGAACTTGGTGCTCATCACCCTGTGGTACTTCTACAAGTCCGACTTCTACGAGAAAGTGTGCACGCCGCTGCTGGTCGTGCAGCTGCTGATCTGCTACAGCCTGTCGGTGCTCTTCATGCTGCTCTTTTACCAGTTCTGCCACCCCTGCAGGAGCCTCTTCAAACACAACGTCCACGACTGCCTGCGCTGCATCTGCTGCCAGAAAGGGACGAGCACGAGACAGAATCAGAAGCCGTCCTACTCCCACCTATCAGAATCCGCCGACCTCATCACTCTGAAGGTCGAGTGA
- the LOC130531124 gene encoding endoplasmic reticulum membrane adapter protein XK-like, protein MEEQEREISDIDPPDHPSEAENGVMLVVSHSRGRDRGRAPLSVVLATVLYCAEFVSAAVLSSMYHKTNDEIWMGFTITFMLVPAVLTQLALTFIHRDVGRDRPLVLLLHLLLLGPVIRCFEALIVYFKAGKKEETYVTLSRKISLKKGRKIPMEWEIGQSERTLAAHRNAFKRTAVIQAFLGSVPQLTLQMYAAIQEKYNQPARVVLMIINLVSITYGALVCSVLAIHIRYDDYKVRIRPAAYLCMTAWRGLEIATRVTVLVLFSTALTHWVILVGMANLLFFFFLPWAEFWAKKGSLTQGVERNFSNFGTVVVLTLFTLLYACINVFCWSAVQLDFTHRELIQRKQGWGRLALYYCGRFVENLVLIILWYFYKKDFYEYVCAPLLVVQLLIGYSLSVLFMLLFYQFCHPCRSLFKHNVHDCLRCICCQKGTSTRQNQKPSYSTTATMVLGAEEPLNPPPSEAPDLTSQLGERETDIVEDLTEVV, encoded by the exons ATGGAAGAACAAGAACGAGAGATCTCCGACATAGATCCGCCGGATCACCCTTCGGAGGCGGAGAACGGCGTCATGCTGGTGGTCAGTCACAGCCGGGGCCGGGACCGGGGCCGCGCTCCCCTCAGCGTCGTCCTGGCCACCGTGCTGTACTGCGCCGAGTTCGTGTCCGCCGCCGTGCTCAGCAGCATGTACCACAAGACCAACGACGAAATCTGGATGGGcttcaccatcaccttcatGCTGGTGCCCGCCGTGCTCACCCAGCTGGCCCTGACTTTCATCCACAGAGACGTGGGTCGGGACCGGcccctggttctgctcctgcacctgctgctgctgggccccGTCATCAG GTGTTTTGAGGCGCTGATCGTCTATTTTAAGGCAGGCAAAAAGGAGGAGACGTACGTGACCCTTTCCAggaagatcagtctgaagaagGGACGGAAGATTCCGATGGAGTGGGAAATAGGCCAGAGCGAGCGCACGCTGGCCGCGCACAGGAACGCGTTCAAACGCACGGCGGTCATCCAGGCTTTTCTGGGCTCCGTGCCTCAGCTGACGCTGCAGATGTACGCCGCCATCCAGGAGAAGTACAACCAGCCTGCGAGAG TGGTTCTGATGATCATCAACCTGGTGTCCATCACGTACGGGGCTCTGGTGTGCAGCGTCCTGGCCATCCACATCAGGTACGACGACTACAAGGTGCGGATCCGCCCAGCGGCCTACCTGTGCATGACCGCGTGGAGGGGGTTGGAGATCGCCACCCGGGTCACGGTTCTAGTCCTCTTCAGCACGGCGCTCACACACTGGGTCATCCTGGTGGGCATGGCCaacctgctcttcttcttcttcctcccctggGCTGAGTTCTGGGCTAAGAAAGGCTCGTTGACCCAGGGCGTGGAGAGAAACTTCTCCAATTTCGGCACCGTGGTGGTCCTGACCCTGTTCACGCTGCTGTACGCCTGCATCAATGTGTTCTGCTGGTCGGCGGTGCAGCTGGACTTCACCCATCGAGAGCTCATCCAGAGGAAGCAGGGCTGGGGGCGCCTGGCTCTGTACTACTGCGGACGCTTCGTGGAGAACTTGGTGCTCATCATTCTGTGGTACTTCTACAAGAAGGACTTTTATGAGTACGTGTGCGCGCCGCTGCTGGTCGTGCAGCTGCTGATCGGCTACAGCCTGTCGGTGCTCTTCATGCTGCTCTTTTACCAGTTCTGCCACCCCTGCAGGAGCCTCTTCAAACACAACGTCCACGACTGCCTGCGCTGCATCTGCTGCCAGAAAGGGACGAGCACGAGACAGAATCAGAAGCCGTCCTactccaccaccgccaccatgGTGCTGGGGGCGGAGGAACCGCTGAACCCCCCCCCGTCAGAAGCCCCTGACCTCACCAGTCAGCTGGGCGAGCGCGAGACAGACATTGTCGAAGATCTGACGGAGGTGGTTTGA
- the nox1 gene encoding NADPH oxidase 1 — MGNWIINHGLTAFILVVWMGINIFLFVWFYLFYDLGERFFYTRHLLGSALAWARAPAAVLNFNCMLILLPVCRNLLSLFRGSFVCCGRSMRKQLDKNLSFHKLVAYMIALMTAVHMVAHLLNVEWYNNSRQGVYDKLSTALSNLEDTKNTTYLNPIRITDLDPQQIPTYFAFTTIAGLTGVIITLALILIITSSMEVIRRSYFEVFWYTHHLFIIFFAGLVFHGAGRIVRSQNSEPAHNATFCKDRTEDWGKIPECPIPQFSGGFPQTWMYVIGPMVLYLCERLIRFIRYMQTVRYRKIVMRPSKVLELQLMKRGFKMEVGQYVFLNCPAISQLEWHPFTMTSAPEEDFFSVHIRSAGDWTDKLIEIMQQLPEGAQGPKMGVDGPFGTASEDVFDYEVSMLVGAGIGVTPFASILKSIWYKFKESNPKLRTRKIYFYWLCRETHAFEWFADLLQVLEKEMDERGMADFLTYKLYLTKWDDGHVCHINVHPDSDVDMVTGLRQQTNYGRPNWDKEFEQVRKENPTSVVGTFLCGPEALGEVLAKKCGKYSDVDPRKTKFYFNKENF; from the exons ATGGGCAACTGGATCATCAACCACGGACTCACCGCCTTCATCTTG GTGGTCTGGATGGGCATCAACATATTCCTCTTCGTCTGGTTTTATCTCTTTTACGATTTAGGAGAGCGGTTTTTCTACACGCGTCATCTTCTGGGG TCTGCTCTGGCGTGGGCCAGGGCTCCAGCCGCCGTCCTCAACTTTAACTGCATGCTGATCCTCCTGCCGGTCTGCAGAAACCTGCTGTCGCTCTTCCGCGGCTCATTTGTG TGTTGCGGAAGATCAATGAGGAAACAGCTGGATAAAAATCTGAGTTTCCATAAACTGGTGGCTTATATGATCGCTCTGATGACAG CGGTCCACATGGTCGCCCACCTGCTGAACGTGGAGTGGTACAACAACAGCCGGCAGGGAGTCTACGATAAGCTCAGCACCGCCCTGTCCAATCTGGAGGACACCAAAAATACCACATACCTGAACCCCATCCGGATCACCGACCTT GATCCGCAGCAGATCCCCACCTACTTTGCCTTCACCACCATCGCCGGGCTCACGGGCGTCATCATCACCCTGgccctcatcctcatcatcacctcgTCCATGGAGGTCATCAGACGCAGCTATTTCGAGGTCTTCTGGTACACCCaccacctcttcatcatcttctttgCTGGCCTCGTCTTCCACGGAGCTGG CCGCATCGTGAGGAGTCAGAATTCCGAGCCAGCACACAACGCCACCTTCTGTAAAGATCGTACGGAAGACTGGGGGAAGATTCCCGAGTGTCCCATTCCTCAGTTTTCAGGAGGATTCCCACAG ACCTGGATGTACGTGATCGGACCGATGGTTCTCTATCTTTGCGAGCGTTTGATACGCTTCATCCGCTACATGCAGACGGTCAGATACAGGAAG ATCGTGATGCGGCCGTCCaaggtgctggagctgcagctgatgaaGAGGGGATTCAAAATGGAGGTGGGCCAGTACGTCTTCCTCAACTGTCCGGCCATCTCGCAGCTGGAGTGGCATCCGTTCACCATGACCTCTGCGCCAGAGGAAGACTTCTTCAGCGTCCACATCCGCTCCGCAGGAGACTGGACTGACAAGCTCATCGAAATCATGCAGCAGCTCCCCGAGGGAGCACAGGGTCCAAA AATGGGCGTGGACGGTCCGTTTGGCACAGCCAGCGAGGACGTGTTTGACTATGAAGTCAGCATGCTGGTCGGCGCCGGCATCGGGGTCACTCCCTTCGCCTCCATCCTCAAGTCGATCTGGTACAAATTCAAGGAATCCAACCCCAAACTGCGCACCAGGAAG ATCTATTTCTATTGGCTCTGCCGGGAAACGCACGCCTTTGAGTGGTTCGCTgacctcctgcaggttctggagaAAGAAATGGATGAGAGAGGCATGGCGGACTTCCTCACCTACAAACTCTACCTGACCAAGTGGGATGACGGTCAC GTCTGCCACATTAATGTCCACCCGGACTCGGACGTAGACATGGTCACCGGGCTCAGGCAGCAAACGAACTATGGCAGACCCAACTGGGACAAGGAGTTCGAACAAGTCCGCAAGGAGAACCCCAC GTCTGTGGTGGGAACCTTCTTGTGCGGCCCCGAAGCTCTCGGCGAAGTCCTGGCCAAGAAGTGCGGCAAGTACTCCGACGTGGATCCTCGCAAGACCAAGTTTTACTTCAACAAGGAGAACTTTTGA
- the cstf2 gene encoding cleavage stimulation factor subunit 2 isoform X3 yields MASVSGAAAAAAAAAAAANRDPAVDRSLRSVFVGNIPYEATEEQLKDIFSEVGLVVSFRLVYDRETGKPKGYGFCEYQDQETALSAMRNLNGREFSGRALRVDNAASEKNKEELKSLGTGSPIIESPYGDTVQPHEAPESISRAVASLPPEQMFELMKQMKLCVQNSPQEARNMLLQNPQLAYALLQAQVVMRIVDPEIALKMLHRQTSVQPLISSGPAGGAPPVNPPPAQANVPPSQSQPLPGMHINGAPQMMQSANMGVVPGAMPVQGPGQGPVPVGQGPVPVGPPGPGGIPPRGLLGDGPNDPRGGTLLSVTGEVIDPNRPYMGAPPQHQAPVHMSQMAGGPPPDMRGPPMDMRGPPMADQRTMMGDPRGPMMMESRGPPMETRGRDPRAMDTRGPVTAQRVPMAAGMPGAIPHGMGPNAPPPARPEAMSESQFYLTGPGIPSVPSSGGGFSPGQSQVSSQDQEKAALIMQVLQLTPEQIAMLPPEQRQSILILKEQIQKTAGAP; encoded by the exons ATGGCGAGTGTGTctggtgccgctgctgctgcagccgcggctgctgcagccgctAATAGAGACCCAGCCGTTGATCGTTCGCTAAGATCAGTGTTTG TCGGGAATATTCCATATGAAGCCACAGAAGAACAATTGAAAGACATCTTTTCCGAAGTCGGACTTGTTGTCAGCTTCAG GTTGGTATATGACAGAGAGACTGGAAAGCCAAAAGGATATGGCTTCTGTGAATATCAAGACCAGGAGACAGCATTAAGTGCCATGCGAAACCTGAATGGGAGGGAGTTTAGTGGTCGAGCCCTCCGTGTTGACAATGCTGCaagtgagaaaaacaaagaagaactgaAAA GTTTGGGAACTGGAAGCCCTATTATAGAGTCTCCTTATGGTGATACTGTTCAGCCACATGAAGCCCCAGAGTCCATCAGTAGAGCTGTGGCCAGTTTGCCGCCTGAGCAGATGTTTGAACTTATGAAACAGATGAAG CTCTGTGTGCAGAACAGCCCACAAGAGGCGAGAAACATGCTTCTGCAGAACCCTCAGCTGGCCTATGCTCTGCTACAGGCCCAGGTGGTCATGCGAATTGTGGACCCAGAGATCGCCCTG AAAATGCTCCACCGTCAAACTTCGGTCCAGCCTCTGATTTCCAGTGGGCCTGCAGGAGGAGCCCCACCTGTCAATCCACCACCTGCACAGGCCAATGTTCCTCCATCACAGTCACAACCTCTA CCTGGAATGCACATTAACGGGGCTCCCCAAATGATGCAGTCAGCAAACATGGGCGTTGTCCCTGGAGCGATGCCTGTGCAAGGACCTGGTCAAGGACCGGTGCCAGTAGGACAAGGACCAGTACCAGTAGGACCACCAG GACCTGGCGGGATCCCCCCGAGAGGCCTTCTGGGTGAtggtcccaatgatcccaggggAGGAACTCTGCTGTCAGTTACTGGAGAGGTCATTGACCCAAA CCGCCCGTACATGGGGGCCCCACCACAGCACCAGGCGCCTGTACATATGTCCCAAATGGCAGGTGGACCCCCACCAGATATGAGAGGACCTCCCATGGACATGAGAGGCCCACCCATGGCTGATCAGCGCACCATGATGGGTGACCCCAGAGGGCCCATGATGATGGAATCACGAGGACCCCCCATGGAAACCCGAG GTCGCGACCCGAGGGCAATGGATACTCGAGGTCCAGTGACGGCTCAGAGGGTTCCCATGGCTGCGGGAATGCCGGGTGCCATTCCTCACGGCATGGGTCCTAATGCCCCTCCACCTGCAAGACCG gaaGCAATGAGTGAGAGTCAGTTCTACCTAACG GGCCCAGGGATTCCTTCTGTTCCTTCATCAGGAGGAGGCTTCAGTCCAGGCCAGAGCCAGGTTTCATCACAGGATCAGGAGAAG gctgCTCTCATCATGCAGGTTCTGCAGCTGACCCCAGAACAGATCGCCATGTTGCCCCCGGAGCAGCGGCAGAGCATCCTCATCCTCAAAGAGCAGATTCAGAAGACGGCAGGAGCGCCGTGA
- the cstf2 gene encoding cleavage stimulation factor subunit 2 isoform X4 has product MASVSGAAAAAAAAAAAANRDPAVDRSLRSVFVGNIPYEATEEQLKDIFSEVGLVVSFRLVYDRETGKPKGYGFCEYQDQETALSAMRNLNGREFSGRALRVDNAASEKNKEELKSLGTGSPIIESPYGDTVQPHEAPESISRAVASLPPEQMFELMKQMKLCVQNSPQEARNMLLQNPQLAYALLQAQVVMRIVDPEIALKMLHRQTSVQPLISSGPAGGAPPVNPPPAQANVPPSQSQPLPGMHINGAPQMMQSANMGVVPGAMPVQGPGQGPVPVGQGPVPVGPPGPGGIPPRGLLGDGPNDPRGGTLLSVTGEVIDPNRPYMGAPPQHQAPVHMSQMAGGPPPDMRGPPMDMRGPPMADQRTMMGDPRGPMMMESRGPPMETRGRDPRAMDTRGPVTAQRVPMAAGMPGAIPHGMGPNAPPPARPGPGIPSVPSSGGGFSPGQSQVSSQDQEKAALIMQVLQLTPEQIAMLPPEQRQSILILKEQIQKTAGAP; this is encoded by the exons ATGGCGAGTGTGTctggtgccgctgctgctgcagccgcggctgctgcagccgctAATAGAGACCCAGCCGTTGATCGTTCGCTAAGATCAGTGTTTG TCGGGAATATTCCATATGAAGCCACAGAAGAACAATTGAAAGACATCTTTTCCGAAGTCGGACTTGTTGTCAGCTTCAG GTTGGTATATGACAGAGAGACTGGAAAGCCAAAAGGATATGGCTTCTGTGAATATCAAGACCAGGAGACAGCATTAAGTGCCATGCGAAACCTGAATGGGAGGGAGTTTAGTGGTCGAGCCCTCCGTGTTGACAATGCTGCaagtgagaaaaacaaagaagaactgaAAA GTTTGGGAACTGGAAGCCCTATTATAGAGTCTCCTTATGGTGATACTGTTCAGCCACATGAAGCCCCAGAGTCCATCAGTAGAGCTGTGGCCAGTTTGCCGCCTGAGCAGATGTTTGAACTTATGAAACAGATGAAG CTCTGTGTGCAGAACAGCCCACAAGAGGCGAGAAACATGCTTCTGCAGAACCCTCAGCTGGCCTATGCTCTGCTACAGGCCCAGGTGGTCATGCGAATTGTGGACCCAGAGATCGCCCTG AAAATGCTCCACCGTCAAACTTCGGTCCAGCCTCTGATTTCCAGTGGGCCTGCAGGAGGAGCCCCACCTGTCAATCCACCACCTGCACAGGCCAATGTTCCTCCATCACAGTCACAACCTCTA CCTGGAATGCACATTAACGGGGCTCCCCAAATGATGCAGTCAGCAAACATGGGCGTTGTCCCTGGAGCGATGCCTGTGCAAGGACCTGGTCAAGGACCGGTGCCAGTAGGACAAGGACCAGTACCAGTAGGACCACCAG GACCTGGCGGGATCCCCCCGAGAGGCCTTCTGGGTGAtggtcccaatgatcccaggggAGGAACTCTGCTGTCAGTTACTGGAGAGGTCATTGACCCAAA CCGCCCGTACATGGGGGCCCCACCACAGCACCAGGCGCCTGTACATATGTCCCAAATGGCAGGTGGACCCCCACCAGATATGAGAGGACCTCCCATGGACATGAGAGGCCCACCCATGGCTGATCAGCGCACCATGATGGGTGACCCCAGAGGGCCCATGATGATGGAATCACGAGGACCCCCCATGGAAACCCGAG GTCGCGACCCGAGGGCAATGGATACTCGAGGTCCAGTGACGGCTCAGAGGGTTCCCATGGCTGCGGGAATGCCGGGTGCCATTCCTCACGGCATGGGTCCTAATGCCCCTCCACCTGCAAGACCG GGCCCAGGGATTCCTTCTGTTCCTTCATCAGGAGGAGGCTTCAGTCCAGGCCAGAGCCAGGTTTCATCACAGGATCAGGAGAAG gctgCTCTCATCATGCAGGTTCTGCAGCTGACCCCAGAACAGATCGCCATGTTGCCCCCGGAGCAGCGGCAGAGCATCCTCATCCTCAAAGAGCAGATTCAGAAGACGGCAGGAGCGCCGTGA
- the cstf2 gene encoding cleavage stimulation factor subunit 2 isoform X2, which yields MASVSGAAAAAAAAAAAANRDPAVDRSLRSVFVGNIPYEATEEQLKDIFSEVGLVVSFRLVYDRETGKPKGYGFCEYQDQETALSAMRNLNGREFSGRALRVDNAASEKNKEELKSLGTGSPIIESPYGDTVQPHEAPESISRAVASLPPEQMFELMKQMKLCVQNSPQEARNMLLQNPQLAYALLQAQVVMRIVDPEIALKMLHRQTSVQPLISSGPAGGAPPVNPPPAQANVPPSQSQPLPGMHINGAPQMMQSANMGVVPGAMPVQGPGQGPVPVGQGPVPVGPPGNLQHSPTGASGQAAIERPQGPGGIPPRGLLGDGPNDPRGGTLLSVTGEVIDPNRPYMGAPPQHQAPVHMSQMAGGPPPDMRGPPMDMRGPPMADQRTMMGDPRGPMMMESRGPPMETRGRDPRAMDTRGPVTAQRVPMAAGMPGAIPHGMGPNAPPPARPGPGIPSVPSSGGGFSPGQSQVSSQDQEKAALIMQVLQLTPEQIAMLPPEQRQSILILKEQIQKTAGAP from the exons ATGGCGAGTGTGTctggtgccgctgctgctgcagccgcggctgctgcagccgctAATAGAGACCCAGCCGTTGATCGTTCGCTAAGATCAGTGTTTG TCGGGAATATTCCATATGAAGCCACAGAAGAACAATTGAAAGACATCTTTTCCGAAGTCGGACTTGTTGTCAGCTTCAG GTTGGTATATGACAGAGAGACTGGAAAGCCAAAAGGATATGGCTTCTGTGAATATCAAGACCAGGAGACAGCATTAAGTGCCATGCGAAACCTGAATGGGAGGGAGTTTAGTGGTCGAGCCCTCCGTGTTGACAATGCTGCaagtgagaaaaacaaagaagaactgaAAA GTTTGGGAACTGGAAGCCCTATTATAGAGTCTCCTTATGGTGATACTGTTCAGCCACATGAAGCCCCAGAGTCCATCAGTAGAGCTGTGGCCAGTTTGCCGCCTGAGCAGATGTTTGAACTTATGAAACAGATGAAG CTCTGTGTGCAGAACAGCCCACAAGAGGCGAGAAACATGCTTCTGCAGAACCCTCAGCTGGCCTATGCTCTGCTACAGGCCCAGGTGGTCATGCGAATTGTGGACCCAGAGATCGCCCTG AAAATGCTCCACCGTCAAACTTCGGTCCAGCCTCTGATTTCCAGTGGGCCTGCAGGAGGAGCCCCACCTGTCAATCCACCACCTGCACAGGCCAATGTTCCTCCATCACAGTCACAACCTCTA CCTGGAATGCACATTAACGGGGCTCCCCAAATGATGCAGTCAGCAAACATGGGCGTTGTCCCTGGAGCGATGCCTGTGCAAGGACCTGGTCAAGGACCGGTGCCAGTAGGACAAGGACCAGTACCAGTAGGACCACCAG GAAACCTTCAGCATTCTCCCACAGGAGCGTCTGGGCAAGCTGCTATCGAGCGGCCTCAAG GACCTGGCGGGATCCCCCCGAGAGGCCTTCTGGGTGAtggtcccaatgatcccaggggAGGAACTCTGCTGTCAGTTACTGGAGAGGTCATTGACCCAAA CCGCCCGTACATGGGGGCCCCACCACAGCACCAGGCGCCTGTACATATGTCCCAAATGGCAGGTGGACCCCCACCAGATATGAGAGGACCTCCCATGGACATGAGAGGCCCACCCATGGCTGATCAGCGCACCATGATGGGTGACCCCAGAGGGCCCATGATGATGGAATCACGAGGACCCCCCATGGAAACCCGAG GTCGCGACCCGAGGGCAATGGATACTCGAGGTCCAGTGACGGCTCAGAGGGTTCCCATGGCTGCGGGAATGCCGGGTGCCATTCCTCACGGCATGGGTCCTAATGCCCCTCCACCTGCAAGACCG GGCCCAGGGATTCCTTCTGTTCCTTCATCAGGAGGAGGCTTCAGTCCAGGCCAGAGCCAGGTTTCATCACAGGATCAGGAGAAG gctgCTCTCATCATGCAGGTTCTGCAGCTGACCCCAGAACAGATCGCCATGTTGCCCCCGGAGCAGCGGCAGAGCATCCTCATCCTCAAAGAGCAGATTCAGAAGACGGCAGGAGCGCCGTGA
- the cstf2 gene encoding cleavage stimulation factor subunit 2 isoform X1, whose product MASVSGAAAAAAAAAAAANRDPAVDRSLRSVFVGNIPYEATEEQLKDIFSEVGLVVSFRLVYDRETGKPKGYGFCEYQDQETALSAMRNLNGREFSGRALRVDNAASEKNKEELKSLGTGSPIIESPYGDTVQPHEAPESISRAVASLPPEQMFELMKQMKLCVQNSPQEARNMLLQNPQLAYALLQAQVVMRIVDPEIALKMLHRQTSVQPLISSGPAGGAPPVNPPPAQANVPPSQSQPLPGMHINGAPQMMQSANMGVVPGAMPVQGPGQGPVPVGQGPVPVGPPGNLQHSPTGASGQAAIERPQGPGGIPPRGLLGDGPNDPRGGTLLSVTGEVIDPNRPYMGAPPQHQAPVHMSQMAGGPPPDMRGPPMDMRGPPMADQRTMMGDPRGPMMMESRGPPMETRGRDPRAMDTRGPVTAQRVPMAAGMPGAIPHGMGPNAPPPARPEAMSESQFYLTGPGIPSVPSSGGGFSPGQSQVSSQDQEKAALIMQVLQLTPEQIAMLPPEQRQSILILKEQIQKTAGAP is encoded by the exons ATGGCGAGTGTGTctggtgccgctgctgctgcagccgcggctgctgcagccgctAATAGAGACCCAGCCGTTGATCGTTCGCTAAGATCAGTGTTTG TCGGGAATATTCCATATGAAGCCACAGAAGAACAATTGAAAGACATCTTTTCCGAAGTCGGACTTGTTGTCAGCTTCAG GTTGGTATATGACAGAGAGACTGGAAAGCCAAAAGGATATGGCTTCTGTGAATATCAAGACCAGGAGACAGCATTAAGTGCCATGCGAAACCTGAATGGGAGGGAGTTTAGTGGTCGAGCCCTCCGTGTTGACAATGCTGCaagtgagaaaaacaaagaagaactgaAAA GTTTGGGAACTGGAAGCCCTATTATAGAGTCTCCTTATGGTGATACTGTTCAGCCACATGAAGCCCCAGAGTCCATCAGTAGAGCTGTGGCCAGTTTGCCGCCTGAGCAGATGTTTGAACTTATGAAACAGATGAAG CTCTGTGTGCAGAACAGCCCACAAGAGGCGAGAAACATGCTTCTGCAGAACCCTCAGCTGGCCTATGCTCTGCTACAGGCCCAGGTGGTCATGCGAATTGTGGACCCAGAGATCGCCCTG AAAATGCTCCACCGTCAAACTTCGGTCCAGCCTCTGATTTCCAGTGGGCCTGCAGGAGGAGCCCCACCTGTCAATCCACCACCTGCACAGGCCAATGTTCCTCCATCACAGTCACAACCTCTA CCTGGAATGCACATTAACGGGGCTCCCCAAATGATGCAGTCAGCAAACATGGGCGTTGTCCCTGGAGCGATGCCTGTGCAAGGACCTGGTCAAGGACCGGTGCCAGTAGGACAAGGACCAGTACCAGTAGGACCACCAG GAAACCTTCAGCATTCTCCCACAGGAGCGTCTGGGCAAGCTGCTATCGAGCGGCCTCAAG GACCTGGCGGGATCCCCCCGAGAGGCCTTCTGGGTGAtggtcccaatgatcccaggggAGGAACTCTGCTGTCAGTTACTGGAGAGGTCATTGACCCAAA CCGCCCGTACATGGGGGCCCCACCACAGCACCAGGCGCCTGTACATATGTCCCAAATGGCAGGTGGACCCCCACCAGATATGAGAGGACCTCCCATGGACATGAGAGGCCCACCCATGGCTGATCAGCGCACCATGATGGGTGACCCCAGAGGGCCCATGATGATGGAATCACGAGGACCCCCCATGGAAACCCGAG GTCGCGACCCGAGGGCAATGGATACTCGAGGTCCAGTGACGGCTCAGAGGGTTCCCATGGCTGCGGGAATGCCGGGTGCCATTCCTCACGGCATGGGTCCTAATGCCCCTCCACCTGCAAGACCG gaaGCAATGAGTGAGAGTCAGTTCTACCTAACG GGCCCAGGGATTCCTTCTGTTCCTTCATCAGGAGGAGGCTTCAGTCCAGGCCAGAGCCAGGTTTCATCACAGGATCAGGAGAAG gctgCTCTCATCATGCAGGTTCTGCAGCTGACCCCAGAACAGATCGCCATGTTGCCCCCGGAGCAGCGGCAGAGCATCCTCATCCTCAAAGAGCAGATTCAGAAGACGGCAGGAGCGCCGTGA